One genomic segment of Methylocystis bryophila includes these proteins:
- a CDS encoding penicillin acylase family protein — translation MFRMFRWIGLGLTILLALVAVSIFGVIQLSAASEDGDHVLPGLVARVEIQFDSNGVPSVQAQSRTDAYEALGYLSARDRLFQMDLFRRQTAGRLAEIFGEGVAEADIWYRVMGFERLADVILERLPAEQRAVLASYSAGVNEAMNDMRVLPVEFTFLGYRPSPWRPQDSILVLLGVSAQHSNGEGEERMATVMRRALPPKVVEFLTPESNCYNEILAPRDPARCAGNAAPIEELERLFLSAGSKRFTGLVTTAKAPHGSNAWVIGRQRTRDGRAIIANDMHLALTVPNVWYRAELRYPDVKLCGLTIPGLPFVVSGSNGHVAWGFTSINGDFTDLVRIEHDDRDATNYRTAEGSRSFTTRTEAISVRGAQDKTIQVRETIWGPVLREKLLGEEVAIHWTALDPSATNFDLIDVDQVTTVSSALALFHHAGGPPLNVLMADRAGDIGWTLMGKLPKRVGMDGLFSESWADGKHFWRGYLLPDDIPSQVNPRSGFLVNTNQRMLGRADFEPAIGHDFPGGFRAFRVSERLRDRSALAESDMLALQLDTTTDFYRYYQTLALRALNGPGSSGDTLAPDLRADLEAWDGRAEVDSLGFPLINEFREVLIDEILSPIVARCREVDPAFEYYWSGIDHPVRGIIESGRPELLPDRKSYRDWQGFIRAALEKSARRLAVKYRLESIIGLTWGRVNTVDMTHPLSSALPLIGRFLDMPRQSLAGCVECVRYTYGNTGANARMIVAPGHESDGQLEMAGGQSGQPLSTHYADQQEDWVAGLPTKFLPGQRKHSMILNPTRAE, via the coding sequence ATGTTTAGAATGTTCCGTTGGATTGGGCTCGGCCTCACCATCCTTTTGGCCTTAGTCGCAGTTTCAATTTTTGGCGTTATCCAGCTATCTGCGGCCTCCGAGGACGGAGACCATGTCCTACCTGGTCTCGTGGCGCGGGTCGAGATTCAATTTGATTCGAACGGCGTTCCGAGTGTCCAGGCCCAGAGCCGCACTGACGCCTATGAGGCCCTCGGCTATCTGAGCGCCCGGGATCGACTCTTTCAGATGGATTTGTTCCGACGGCAGACCGCGGGACGCCTCGCAGAAATCTTTGGCGAGGGGGTCGCGGAGGCGGACATCTGGTATCGTGTCATGGGTTTCGAGCGGCTCGCCGACGTAATCCTTGAACGGTTGCCCGCCGAGCAACGCGCCGTGCTTGCCTCATATAGCGCCGGTGTCAATGAAGCGATGAACGACATGCGGGTCTTGCCCGTCGAGTTCACTTTTTTGGGTTATCGGCCCTCGCCCTGGCGGCCGCAAGACAGCATTCTCGTGCTTCTTGGCGTGTCGGCGCAGCACTCCAATGGAGAGGGCGAGGAACGGATGGCGACGGTCATGCGGCGCGCGTTGCCGCCAAAGGTCGTAGAGTTCCTCACTCCCGAAAGCAACTGCTACAATGAAATTCTTGCGCCGCGTGATCCAGCGCGTTGCGCGGGGAATGCCGCGCCCATTGAAGAATTGGAGAGGTTGTTCCTCAGCGCCGGCTCGAAGCGTTTCACTGGCCTCGTCACAACCGCGAAAGCGCCGCACGGCTCGAACGCCTGGGTCATTGGGCGTCAGAGAACCCGCGATGGCCGAGCCATAATAGCGAACGATATGCACCTCGCTTTGACCGTGCCAAATGTATGGTATCGAGCCGAGCTCCGTTATCCGGATGTGAAACTTTGCGGTCTCACGATCCCAGGCTTGCCGTTTGTCGTCAGTGGCAGCAACGGGCATGTGGCTTGGGGTTTCACTAGCATAAATGGCGACTTCACCGATCTTGTGCGCATCGAACATGACGATAGGGACGCGACGAATTACCGGACGGCCGAGGGGAGCCGCTCTTTCACCACGCGAACAGAAGCAATCTCCGTACGTGGCGCTCAGGACAAGACGATTCAGGTCCGGGAAACGATCTGGGGACCGGTGCTGCGCGAGAAGCTCCTTGGCGAGGAGGTCGCTATACATTGGACAGCTCTAGATCCTAGCGCGACCAATTTCGACCTAATAGATGTTGACCAAGTCACGACGGTGTCGTCGGCCTTGGCTCTTTTCCACCACGCGGGCGGCCCGCCGCTCAATGTGCTCATGGCGGATCGCGCAGGCGATATCGGGTGGACCCTCATGGGCAAGCTGCCGAAGCGAGTCGGCATGGACGGCCTCTTTAGCGAGAGCTGGGCGGACGGCAAACACTTCTGGCGGGGCTATCTCTTGCCGGACGATATACCTAGCCAAGTCAATCCGCGTTCTGGATTTCTCGTCAACACCAATCAAAGGATGCTTGGCCGCGCCGATTTTGAACCCGCGATAGGCCACGATTTTCCCGGCGGGTTTAGGGCGTTTAGGGTCTCCGAACGACTACGCGACCGATCTGCGCTCGCCGAAAGCGACATGCTTGCCTTACAGCTCGACACGACGACGGACTTCTATCGCTATTATCAGACTCTGGCCTTGCGGGCGCTGAACGGTCCGGGAAGCTCCGGAGATACTCTGGCCCCTGATCTCCGAGCCGACCTCGAAGCCTGGGACGGGCGCGCCGAAGTGGATTCCCTGGGGTTTCCATTGATCAACGAATTTCGCGAGGTTCTGATCGATGAGATTTTATCTCCAATTGTGGCGAGATGTCGTGAAGTAGATCCGGCTTTCGAATATTATTGGAGCGGTATCGACCATCCCGTGCGGGGCATTATTGAGTCTGGACGCCCGGAACTTTTGCCGGATCGGAAATCCTACCGAGACTGGCAAGGCTTCATCCGTGCCGCACTCGAGAAGAGTGCACGGCGCCTCGCTGTAAAATACAGGCTTGAATCTATCATCGGCTTAACTTGGGGGAGGGTGAATACAGTAGATATGACCCATCCGCTTTCGAGTGCCTTGCCCCTGATCGGCCGCTTTCTCGACATGCCGCGCCAGTCTCTAGCCGGGTGCGTCGAATGCGTAAGATATACATACGGCAATACCGGTGCAAATGCACGAATGATCGTCGCGCCGGGCCACGAAAGCGACGGGCAGCTGGAAATGGCGGGCGGGCAATCTGGACAACCGCTGTCAACGCACTATGCCGATCAACAGGAAGACTGGGTTGCCGGTCTGCCGACGAAATTCCTCCCCGGCCAGCGAAAGCACAGTATGATTTTGAACCCTACCCGCGCCGAGTGA